Within the Mycteria americana isolate JAX WOST 10 ecotype Jacksonville Zoo and Gardens chromosome 23, USCA_MyAme_1.0, whole genome shotgun sequence genome, the region TTGAAATGTGTGTTCTCGCTGAGGTTATAAATCCTCTTTGTTTCTAAATTTTCCTGTGGCGTGGCACAGTCCGAAGGCATAACACGAGTCTATGTAGACGTTAACCGATTTATCTGTGTTTAGTTGACAGGCTTCAGTTAGGGCAAGTAATTGGGCTGCTTGTGCACTTAGCCTGGGCTAATTAACGCTTAGTCACTTATTAACACTTTGCTTTCTGTAGTAACTGCAAAGCCCGCGATGCCACATCCACTTAGGTAATATGAAGAACCGTCAATGTATAGATTCAAACCAGGATTTGCAAGAGGGGTATCTTGGAGGTCTTCTCCTATTCTTCCGGATTCTTGTGTGACTTTTTTATAGAGCCGTGATGTGGAAGTCCTTCGTGGGGAAGTGGAAGTAAGGAAGCTGGATGTAAAGTGTTGCAACGTTTCAGAGTAATGTTGTCAGCTGTTCGGGGTGTTGCTTCATATTTATGAAGGTGTTGAGGCGAGAAAGCTTGATTTACATGATTTGTCAAGATTGTTTCAACTTCACGGGGTACTTGAACTTCTAGGGGGTGCCCTAGGACTATATTTTTCACTTGGTCTgttaaagcagctgcagcagccacgGCACGGCACGCCTGCAAGGGATAGATCCTGACAGGACTGGATCTGATTGCAGAGAGTAATACGGTGCAGGCCTTTGTTGCCCCCCCAGATCTTGTGTCAGTACCCCAGAGGCGGTACCTTCTCTTTCATGTACGTATAAGGTAAAAGGTTTATCATCATTTGGAGGCCAAGTGCAGGGGCTGCCAATAAGGCTCGCTTAAGTTTTTCAAAGGCAGCCATCTGGTCCGCCCTCCATTGCAAAGGTTCTGCTTGATCTTGATGTATACTGTTGAGGATTGGCTTCACTAATTCTCCTAAAGCAGCAATCCACGGTCTACAACATCCTACAGCTCCTACAAAGGCTCGCATCTGGTTTTTAGTTTGTGGCTGGGGAATATTTTGGATTACTTGTATGCGATCTGGGGATAAAGTCGAGTTCGGGTCCAAGTAAGTTACGCCCAAGTAAAGGCAAACATAAATTGGGAATCCAGCTGAATGGGGATGCTGAAGAATGCTGCGCATGAATCAATTACAGTATAAAATTTAGAATTTGGGGGGACTAAGGTAATAATAGTTGATGGATCGGGCACTATTGGGTGGGGTATTTCTGCCCACTCATTGATGGCTCTTAGATCCTGTACGAATCGGTAGACAGGTTTCCCATCCGGGcctggtttaggtttttttcatggGTAGAACAGGGGTGTTACACGGTGAGTGGCATTCTTCTACTATCCCTTGGAGTAAAAAACTTTGGATTAGGGGTAATAACCCTTCAGTGGCTTCATGAGCTAATGGGTATTGTTTGAGTGAAGGCGGGGGACCCTCTTTAGTTTGGAGCATAACTGGTTTGGTGGATTTTAGGAGTCCCGCTTCAGTGGGATCCCACCCCCAAATATGGGCCAGGAGTTTTTGCAGCTCGTTTGGTAGGGTGAAGTCTCTAGGGCTTTCCTGTCATGGGGCAactagttgagataaattctggATGGGTATCTGGAGCCGCATGCCCTGCGGGCAGCAGTTTAAATCTGCCTGCAATTCGCAGAGTAAATGTCTCCCTAAGAAATTTGTTGGGCAGTTTTCAAGTAGTGTAAAAGAATGTGTAACTGACAGGGGCCCTACCTGGAGGGGCGTCTCGTCTCACAAGGGTACGTGTGGGGGTGACTTCCTTCAATTCCCATGATATATTTTTGTCCCACTGGGTTCAGGTTTTGTGGTCGTTTGTTTAGAGGCAAATGCATAGTGCCCGTATCTATGAGGCACAAAtaatttccccctgccccccactgTAAGGCTCAGTTGGAGCTCTTGTTGTGGGTTTATAGTATTTAAAATCACGTGGGCGTTACTGATGGTTGCTGCATAACAGGCTCCCCGTAGCTGTCAGTCTTGGGAACAATTCTGTTCTTGTGCGGCTGCAGGGGAATTGAATTCGGAAGTCACGGTTAGACTGGGCGTAGCTTGTGGTGTCAGAGGAAAACAGGGCTTAAAGGGGCAATCTTTTTTCCCGTGTCCTCATCGCCCACAATAGTTGCAGCGATCGGCTTGggaatttcagaggaaaaaagtcctCGCGGTTTATGGCGTCCTTGCCCTTAGCCCCTTCCTCTTGGGAAAAAGGGTCCTGGACCCCTAAGGGCTGCAGCTAGCAAGGaaactttttcctcctgttgtgttttttcctcagtttttcttgtttgtcatcCCTGCCATTAAAGACAAAAGTAGATATACTACCAatttcatctcttcctttcccttgccaTCCTGGAGCATGTCTGGAAAAATCTTTGCAGCTGTCAGGAGCGAAACAAAAAGTGAAACAATAATGATCAGCTGTCAAGGTTGTCCCCTCCATACATTCTCGTTTGTTTAGCTCATCGAGCTTAGGAATCAGATGGGTGCTCTGTCAACCCTTGCTGACATCCTCTCACTTTCCTCCAATTTGTTGTTTTTCATCCTGCTCACTCCAGGGATTCTAAAAGTCCATCTCTACATTGTCTCAAGGTGTTCCTCCCTGCTTCCGCACTATGATCCCACCCTGGGTCAGCCATCGGCCACGGTTTTCTCCCAGCGGCTTCTGCAGCCCATCTTTGATTATGCTCCTGGATTCGTATACGCTCATCCGGGGCAAACACTGATTCAAATGATTGTTGGACGTCTGCCCAAGTTGGATCATATGCTCTGAGGATACCCCAAATGGTCTGGACGACCTTTTCTGGGTCACCTCTGAGCCTGGGCGTCTGTTGTTGCCGTAACACTAAATCATTAGGGCTAAAAGGAACACGAACAGTTCTGAAAAGTCAGGTGTccgggaacaaaacaaaacaaaacaaaacaaagaaaacaagtgatgcaaaaaaacacaattgctcaccaccagaTGACCGATGCCAAGCCAGTCCAGGAGCAACAAGAGCTCacaattttattgctgagcagacatcataaggtatgggatatccctttggtcatttggggtcagctgtcccggctgtgtcccctcccagcgtctcGTGTAcgcccagcctactcgctggcggggctgtgtgagaagcagaaaaggccttgacactgtgcacgCGCTCTTCAGCCATAgctaaaacatcgctgtgttacCGACACTGCTTTgctcacaaatccaaaccatggcaccatacaagctactatgaagaaagctgactctatcccatccaaaaccagtacacaTGCTCAGCGCTGTCACCAACTCCACACTCAGTGAGGTCCCCATCTCTGTGCTTGGTGCTGCCCCTGTCACACGCTTGCAATGTCCCCAGACTTTTCAAGGTCCCCACCCCCTTGCTTGGTACATCCTAGTCCCTACTCTTAGTGCTGTCCACATCCCCATGCAGTTGGCCCCGTTCCCGTTCCTGGGCTCGCCACTTTAGGCGTGCCTGTGATCGATAAGGTCTCTGTCAACACGTGTAAGGCCGCCTTTCACGGAAtcccagaatggctgaggttggagggcacctctggagaccatctagtccaagcgcctgctcaagcaggccccctgaagcaggctgcccaggcccGTTATCCAGCCAGGTTGGGCCTgcctccaaggctggagactccacagcctctctgggcgacctgtgccagcactgcagccccataCGGTGCAAGAGCAGCCGCCCCCCTGACTCGGGTGCCGAggtggccgtgtcacagggggggTGGCAGGTAGCCAAAGATGCCCTTGCCCATACCGGGGGCACGTGCAGACAGGTGGTGGCGATGTCACAGTGGCCACTGTGACCCATCGCCATGGCCTGGATAAAGGGCTGCTGGGTTCTGGCCGTACGTCAGTGCGACCTGGTGAGgtaaggagagggcaggggaggaaggggcttGCCTGGGGCTGCCGAGGGAGGAGGGGAGCCTGAAACCTCGGGGCTCTGGGGCCTGTGCTGCAAGCTCACTGTGTCCCGCTGCTCCCTCAGGGTTGGCAGAGGAGCATCTGGAGGAGAAACCCCGgcgctgctggggcagaggctcTCCAAGCGCTTGCTGTCGACGTGCACCATAGTCGCAATGAAGCAGCAGGACCCCGACTCGAGGGAGCAAGGTGGGAGCCAAGTATCCCTCCCCACAACTCCCCATGGCTGGCAGAGGGGTTGTCAGGGCAGTCTGCGTGCAGCCAAGACCggtggcaggggaaggcaggagctccccagctgccctggggcagggtccCTCCTCTCCTCAGCAAGCGGGGCCCGGGCTGGGCTGTGGGCACCTGTTGGGGCACCCATGCCTGCCATGCCCCCTTCTTCTCCAcaggccccagccctgcccttcagccagctaggcagggacagagcagggccTTGGGGGCGATCCCACAGGGAcacttcccccagccctgcagaggtgcTCATTCCCAGCGGTAtttgctctctcccctccagcaTGCATGCTGTGTCGCCGGGCAGAGGCTGACCCGGATATCTGTGGGTGCAAAACAGCGAAGAAAGGGCTCTGTGCCCACACGTATTGCCTGGTGAGTTCTCCCAGGGCTCCCTCCAGCTTTCTGCCAGGGATGGCCTCTTCCTTGCCGACCTAATGAGCCATTGGCCTTCTCCGCTCTGCAGTTTCTTGCCAGTGGGCTTTTTCCGCAAGAGAGCCGGAACGGATTTCTCATTGAGGACACCAGACGCGCAATCCAGGAGGCAGCCCAGAAGGTGAGGACCTGGCAAGAGCAGGTTTGCACCAGGAGGGGGTTTGTGGGAGCTCCTCCTGGACCCCAAGAAAGAAAtcccagcccttccaccagctctggGACAAacacctgctcccagcagctccacagaGGCTCCGGCACAGGCAAAAGCCTCGTGTGCCAGGCGGATCTGTAGGCTGTGAGCCGGCAGTGCCCACAGCCTGCACCCTGACCGGAGGTGTGGGGCCAGCCACGCAGGCCCTGAGCCTGCCGCTGAGGGGACTGCTGTGCTCTTTCCAGCGCTGCTTCGTTTGCGGCGAGGCAGGTGCCACCATCACCTGCCGGAAGAAGGGGTGCAACCGCAGCTTCCATCTCCCCTGCGCCTCAGAGGGTGAATGTGTCACCCAGTTCTTTGGCCTGTACAGGTAAGGGCTGCTGGCCCTCGCGGAGGAGCCTCCTCGTCTCCAACCCCACTCCTGCCAGCAGGTCCAGGAGCCCACAGGGACACTTCCCAGCAGCCTGCCACAGCCAGAGCCAGAACCTGGATAGGGGCTGGGGCTCCTTCacacctcctctgccctcctctccatCGCCGGGGAAGGACTCGGCACTTCTCACTGCACCTCACCCATGCCTTCCATCTGccccccaggtccttctgctgGGAGCACCGCCCAGAGCAGGCAGTGCAGGCCAGTCCAGAGCAGAACAGCACCTGCATCATCTGCCTGGACCTCGTGGAGGACAAAAAGTCCTACCGCACCATGGTGTGCCCAGCATGCCAACACGCCTGGTTCCACCGGAGATGCATCCAGAAACAGGCTGTCCACGCTGGCGTCTGCTTCCGCTGCTTGCATTGCCAAAACAAAGATCAGTTTGTCATGGAAATGCTCACCATGGGGATTCGAGTCTCCAAGAGGTTGGTTTTTCTCCTCCCAACTCACAAGACATCAGGAACAAGCGCGGTGCCAGGCCAGGGACTGCCCTGGCAGGCCTGGCCTTCTTGCTGTCCCCTGACTCTTGTCCTCTGCTTCACGGAGGAGCTGGAAGCGGGGTGGGGACGGAAGAGCAGGGATGGCCTGCATCTGCCCgatgctggggcagcaggggctcaacaccttcccttccttctcccgcAGACAACCATCGTGGGAGAGCAACCAAGCCTTCGGACTGGTATATCAGAGGCACATCCTCTGCAATGCCCGCAAGTGCCTGTGTCcaagaggcagggagcaggcggAGGAAGAGGGGTACGTTGCCAGAGCAGCAATCTCGGGCTCTGCACGGGATCTCTGTCTCCCCACGTGCTCGGGGAGGAAGGACTAAGAACAAGGGTTCTGCCAGGCAATCCCTTGCTTGCATCACTTTGTCCTCACAACCAGCACCTATTTGCTTCCCCAGGTCCTGGCAACTGCTCCTGTGCAGCTCCTGCGCTGCCGAAGGCATCCACCGACGCTGCTCCTACTTGAGGAACAGTGCAACCACCTGGGAGTGCGACTGCTGTGCTGGCCTGGCCACTGGTAAGAGGCAAAGCACCCGGGTGCCActgcgctggggccgggggcaaGGCTAGGCCTGGTAGCAGGGGCTTAGGGTGGGCTTGGCTCCAGGAGggcctctcctgccctggggttGGGTGGCCGTGCTGCTgaccttcctgcctcccctcacAGCCTCCAGCAACAATGAATTGGAGcttgccagccccagcaccgccagccAGGTGGCACTGGGCCTGTTCCAAGGCTTCCCAGCGCCTGCGAGAAGCGGCTGTTCCAGCCACCCTGGGCCAGACCGGATCCGACACCGCTCACGGTTACAGCGGCGGGCGCAAAAGCCATACAGCCGGCCTGGAAAGCACTGCGGGACCAGCCATGTGCCAGCCCCaagtgctgagcccagcagctccagcactgcctggcagATGACATTGGAGCTGTTCCGTGGCATTCTGGAACTCaagaggagcagctccagctccaccaggcaggtggCATCGGGGCTGTCCCCTGGCGCTCTGGCGctcgagagcagcagctccagctccaccaggcaggtggCATCGGGGCTGTCCCCTGGCACGCTGGCGctcgagagcagcagctccagctccaccaggcaggtggCATCGGGGCTGTCCCCTGGCGCTCTGGCGCtcgagagcagcagcagctccagctccaccaggcaggtggCATCGGGGCTGTCCCCTGGCGCTCTGGCGCTCGAGAGCAGCAGCCGCTCCAGCCACATTGGGCCAATCCGGATCCGACACTGCTTACGGTTACAACGTCGGGCGCAAAAGCCATACAGCCGGCCTGGAAGACGCTGCTGACCAGTCACGCACCAGCCCCAAGTGCTGGCCCCCATCCCGCAGCACAATAAAGTTGGCTGCTCATCTCCTCTGCACGGGGAGATCCCACACTCATTTGTCAGTcatcctcctctgcctttctcaAGGGGCAGCGTTAGGGGATTGTTAGCGTCTTGGGGATTGTCTTCACCCTCAGCGTTGGCAGCGCCTTCCCCAGACCTTCCTCCCTACGAGCTGGCCTTGGCCAGCCACCCAGCACCTTGGCCATGTGCTTCAGGCCTTGCTGGCCTTGGCTGGCCACCCAGCACCTTGGCCATGTGCTTCAGGCCTTGCTGGCCTTGGCTGGCCACCCAGCACCTTGGTAATGTGCTTCAGGCCTTGCTGGCCCCGGGAGGCTGCTGTTCAATGTCACTCTGGAGCAGCGCTTTCCCCCGGTGAGATGTTCACACGCACCCCCCTGAGCCCTGTCTGCACCCGCggtctctgccccttccccactcccctgcaacagctcttccccacctccaggcgcagctctgccatcccccagggcgctccctgccccagggagggcagccttGCCCACGATGCCCTGACTGGGCCCCAGCGCCCTGGCACGAACCAGGGAGTGGCAGTAGCGCAGCCGAGCTGGTGGTGAGGCTGTCGCCGGACTTGGGCCATTCCCTGTGCTGACCGAGTTGGGGATCCTGGCCcgggggctgtccctgctgccacggCACGATCTCAGCCCACTGGGCTCAGGGTGGCTGCGCCCCGCTGGGGCCGGCAGTGCTGCCAGttttgggagctgctgcctggtctGGGGGAAGGTGCCTGGTTTGGGGGTGTTTCAGCATTTGGCAGTTCTTTCTGGTCTTGGGGGACTCTTGGCAGGTTTAAGGTGTGCCCCGGGGCTAGGGGGTGTTTGTGGGTTTGGAGGTCGCCGACAGGTTTTGGGGGGTGTGCCTGCGTCTGGTAGTTGCTGCcaattttggggggaaacttcagggtttgggggtgttgcTGTGTCAGGTGCATGCTGCCAGGTCTGGGGGGTGCTGCCAGGTGTGGGGTGCATCTGGATTGAGGGTTTGTTCCTGGATGTGAGCTCTAAGGGTTATTTCTGGTTTGGGGGTTGCTGCTGGGTGGAAAGCTAttgaaagcagcatctgctccagTGGAAACAAACCCTGTccttgcagcagtgccagcagtgcaTCTCGTAAGGTGCTGGGCACCGCTGCGGTCATGCACCGCTGCTCTCTGGCTGCTTGTTTCAGCAGCTCGGGTACCCGGCTGGCCACCCTTGAGAAGAGCTGGGGTGCCACCCTCAGAGGTTTTTCACTTGCCCTGTTTGAGGTGAAATCGTGTCTCTCACATTTAGAGTATTTTAGGATAGTACACACcgtgctgtctgctctgcctcgGTAGTAAatgatgtggttttgtttgttgtttcattGCCTTATCCCTTCTCTTGAATCTCTGATGCAGATCACTCAGGGCCATTGATGGAGGCTGATTTTTGCATCGTGCCTGCTGTTTTGCttggcagtgctgcaggaggggagccgggcagtgctgctccactgctgcttgctggggtAGCCGTGGAGGACAGAGGCTTTAGGAAATCCCTTCCCAAGGCCAGCTGAAGCTCAAGAGGTTTTCTGCCAGTGCAGTTGCTGCGGCACTTACATCACTTGGCAAGGGCTCTAGCTTTTCTTGGGTTCAGCTTAGTTTCTGCTCCGTATGAGATTGTTGGCGAGCATTGAATTTGCGCAGCCTGTGCTCCTGTTGAATTGTCTTGTTGCTTTTTGTCACAAAGCGGTTCATCAGACAAGTGTCTAGCGAATGAGGCTTCCAGTGATGGTTCGCTATCTGGATATTCCGAAACAGGAGAGGGATGGAAGTTGACATTTTTAAGCTGGATGGAAACAGCAACTTGACTTTATTAAATGTCTTGGCACGTGTCAGATCAGCTCTGATAGCATCCTCTGCATTCTAGTGATGCTGAGTAAGATAACGAGTCTTTAGTCTCATGCTAGGTTTTCACCTGCAAACACTTCCGTGTACTTCTTCCACAGCTGCTCTCTGGGTCGTTTGCTTTGTAGtcaatgatattattttgtagtttagttcatctgcatttctctctttctctcactccctctctgtCTTGGATAGCTGAATAATCTAATCTCACCTCTTAAATAGAAGATAACCAGGTGCATAGTCCTGTATTGAAGAATACAATgtaggagagaaaggcagaagcgTCTCATCAGGACGCATGTAAAGATGCAACGTCATAGGCAGTTTCAGCCGTGTTTGGTAGCAGTGGTTGCTGTAGCCCTGGGCTAGCTCAGTGCTTCTGGCTCAAACTCGGTGCAAAGGTTGCCTGTGAGTTTCTTGCTTGGTTCTGCCTGTACTTTTGGTTGCTGTGGGGTCAGTGTGGTTGGCTGGAGTGTGGCTTTATGCCTTATCTGCTAGGCTGGTTCGTCTGCTTTGGGAAGATTTGGAGCTGTTGGACAGGTGGGACTGAGAGCAGGAAAGGCATCTTGGCTTTGGGCTCTTGTATGATTTCGTTAGTGCAAGGACACTGACTACTTTTTGGCTTATCCCTGTTGTTCAGCCCAGGTACATGAGCCTCCAAGAAAGGGAGAAGTCTGAAGGCAGCATCCTCCCCAGCAAGTTCTGTTCTaggcgtctgtctgtctgtctgacacCCACTGTGGAAAGAGTGCCTGCGAAGAATGATGTTGAGAAGTGCTAGGACTGCTTTCTCGAGGAAGAACTACAGGCTGAGTCCTGGGCCAGAGAAGTTCAAGCTCACAGGGACAGGCCTGCACAGGCCGTGGCGGAGACAGACTGTTCTGGATTGGGGAGAGCGCCCCTTGCCTCCACCTGAGATCCACTGCCTTCCAGTTGCTGATACGAGGCGTGGTGGGGCTGAAACCGAGTAAATCCCTGAACTGAGATGAGATTTTGGGAGGGCCATTCCTGTAGTACCAAGGACTCCACCAGAAACTCATGTCACAGTGCCCTTTCTTCAGCACACAGCTCTGCCTCGTGAGGCTGGAGAATGTCCTGTTGCCTGTCTTTGTCCCAGACGATTCAAGGACTTCCCCTGACAGGTCTGACAGCTTCTCAAGTTCTCAGATTAATCCTTTCCTGGGAACTTTTGATACCTGCTAGGCAGTCCGTTTCCTTTTGAACTGACTGATCCAGTAGAATTGTGCTTATGAAACCACAAATCTGGTATGTGAGGGCTTATTGCACCCAGAAATAAAGCAGGCTGCATCAATGTGACTCTAGGGATTGTTTTGCACAATGAAAGCTGAAGTGAGGCATACATCATTAAAGGCGGCTGTGGGTTAGACTAGATGAGCTACATCTGCAAGCCTTCCTCCCTCAGCATCTTCTCTAGTGTGGTAAAGAGATGTAGGTACATAAAATGTTCCAGGTATGAACAGAGGACATCAGGAATTGCAGTagtgataagattttttttttttttttttttaaaagaaattggaCTCCCACCTCCAGCTTTTGAAGTCGGCAAGTAGGCATTCGCCTTCTAGTTCCTGTTCTGCCTCTACTCACAAGGAAGTGCAAAATGCACAGGTTTTAGGTGCATGTCATGGTTCAACCCCAGCTGGCATCGAAGCACCACACGgacgctcgctcgctccccccccgccaccccggtgggatgggggagagaagcacaagagtaaaagtgagaaaactcgtgggttgagataaagacagtttaataggtaaagcaaaagccacgcacacaagcaaagcaaacaaggaattcattcactacttcccatcggcaggcagg harbors:
- the LOC142419973 gene encoding E3 ubiquitin-protein ligase PHF7-like — encoded protein: MAWIKGCWVLAVRQCDLVRVGRGASGGETPALLGQRLSKRLLSTCTIVAMKQQDPDSREQACMLCRRAEADPDICGCKTAKKGLCAHTYCLFLASGLFPQESRNGFLIEDTRRAIQEAAQKRCFVCGEAGATITCRKKGCNRSFHLPCASEGECVTQFFGLYRSFCWEHRPEQAVQASPEQNSTCIICLDLVEDKKSYRTMVCPACQHAWFHRRCIQKQAVHAGVCFRCLHCQNKDQFVMEMLTMGIRVSKRQPSWESNQAFGLVYQRHILCNARKCLCPRGREQAEEEGSWQLLLCSSCAAEGIHRRCSYLRNSATTWECDCCAGLATGKRQSTRVPLRWGRGQG